In Juglans microcarpa x Juglans regia isolate MS1-56 chromosome 4S, Jm3101_v1.0, whole genome shotgun sequence, a single window of DNA contains:
- the LOC121262876 gene encoding very-long-chain aldehyde decarbonylase CER3 — protein MVAPLSAWPWENFGRFKYLLYGPFLAKVACSRFQDREGPEDSNWCLHILIICALRGLIHQLWSSYSNMLFLKRNRRIVQQGVDFKQIDMEWDWDNFIILQALIASIACYTMFPFLENLPLWNTKGFIALLTLHMAVSEPLYYWMHRCFHGNHLFTHYHSLHHSSPVPQPFTAGNATLLEHLVLTGIIGIPILGASLMGYGSISMIYAYVLIFDFLRCLGHCNVEVVPYQIFQTIPVLRYLIYTPTYHSLHHQDMGTNFCLFMPLFDAFWKTLNGKSWELHEKISSNLGKSARVPDFVFLAHVVDVSAALHAPFVFRSFAAMPFSTNMLLIPLWPGTLSVLLMMWAWSKTFVSSFYQLRGRLHQTWVVPRCGFQYFLPFAREGINKHIEQAILRADKLGVKVISLAALNKNEALNGGGTLFVNKHPNLKVRVVHGNTLTAAVILNDLPKDVEEVFLTGATSKLGRAIALYLCRRRVRVLMLTLSGERFQNIQEEAPMDCQSNLVQVTKYQAARNCKTWIVGKWITPRQQSWAPRGTHFHQFVVPPILPFRRDCIYSDLAAMRLPDDVQGLGCCEYTMERGVVHACHAGGVVHLLEGWTHHEVGAIDVDRIDLVWASALKHGLRPVSSSTSNISRRKAS, from the exons ATGGTTGCTCCTTTGTCAGCTTGGCCTTGGGAGAACTTTGGCCGCTTCAAG TATCTACTATATGGACCTTTTCTTGCAAAAGTTGCGTGTTCGAGATTTCAAGATCGGGAAGGCCCCGAAGATAGTAATTGGTGCCTTCATATTCTGATAATATGTGCACTAAGAGGTTTAATTCATCAGTTATGGAGTTCTTACAGTAACATGCTTTTCCTGAAGAGAAATCGCAGGATTGTTCAGCAAGGGGTTGATTTCAAGCAGATTGACATGGAATGGGACTG GGACAATTTCATTATTCTTCAAGCATTAATTGCCTCCATCGCCTGCTACACCATGTTTCCATTTCTTGAAAATCTTCCCCTCTGGAACACAAAAGGATTTATTGCTCTTCTGACACTCCATATGGCTGTTTCAGAGCCTCTCTATTACTGGATGCATAGGTGCTTCCATGGGAACCATCTTTTTACCCATTATCATTCCCTTCACCATTCGTCTCCTGTTCCCCAGCCCTTTACAG CTGGAAATGCAACATTGTTGGAGCATCTTGTATTAACCGGAATTATTGGAATTCCGATACTCGGGGCTTCTTTAATGGGATATGGATCGATAAGCATGATCTATGCCTATGTTTTAATCTTTGATTTTCTGAGATGTTTGGGGCATTGCAATGTCGAAGTTGTTCCGTACCAAATTTTCCAGACTATTCCCGTTCTTAGATATCTTATATATACACCAAC ATACCACAGTTTACACCACCAAGATATGGGTACCAATTTCTGCCTTTTTATGCCTCTGTTTGATGCATTTTGGAAGACACTCAACGGCAAATCATGGGAATTGCACGAGAAAATAAGTTCAAATCTAG GCAAATCTGCAAGGGTACCGGATTTTGTCTTCCTAGCCCATGTGGTGGATGTCTCGGCCGCTCTGCACGCGCCATTCGTTTTCCGATCGTTTGCAGCAATGCCATTCTCGACGAATATGTTGTTAATCCCGTTGTGGCCCGGCACCCTTTCGGTGCTGCTCATGATGTGGGCTTGGTCTAAAACTTTTGTTTCCTCTTTCTACCAGCTCAGAGGCCGGTTGCACCAGACATGGGTTGTGCCTAGGTGTGGCTTCCAG TATTTCTTACCATTTGCAAGGGAGGGCATCAACAAGCACATTGAGCAGGCCATTCTCAGGGCAGATAAACTTGGGGTTAAAGTCATTAGCCTGGCTGCATTAAACAAG AATGAAGCTCTAAACGGGGGTGGAACACTGTTTGTGAACAAACACCCAAACCTTAAAGTTCGAGTTGTCCATGGAAACACCTTGACGGCGGCTGTTATCCTCAATGACCTACCTAAGGATGTGGAAGAGGTATTTTTAACAGGAGCTACTTCGAAGCTCGGTAGAGCCATTGCCCTCTACCTTTGCCGAAGGAGAGTAAGAGTCCTT ATGCTGACACTATCGGgagaaagatttcaaaacataCAGGAGGAAGCTCCAATGGATTGTCAGAGCAACCTAGTACAAGTGACAAAGTACCAAGCAGCACGAAATTGCAAG ACGTGGATTGTTGGGAAATGGATCACACCAAGGCAGCAAAGCTGGGCGCCACGTGGAACACATTTCCATCAATTCGTTGTCCCTCCAATCTTGCCCTTTAGAAGAGACTGCATTTATTCTGATCTTGCAGCCATGAGATTACCTGACGATGTCCAAGGGCTTGGATGTTGCGAG TATACGATGGAGAGAGGAGTGGTGCATGCATGCCATGCCGGGGGAGTGGTTCATCTTCTCGAAGGTTGGACTCACCACGAAGTCGGGGCGATTGACGTCGACCGGATCGACCTCGTCTGGGCTTCTGCATTGAAGCACGGTCTTAGGCCTGTCTCATCAAGCACGTCAAATATCTCTCGAAGGAAAGCAAGCTGA